CTCCTCGTGCCACACAGGCACGCAGGGGCAACAACGGCATGGGCTCGATCGCTTGCGTACGTCGCGTCACGGCGTTGTGTGGGggctttgcatgcatgcctccACATTCTCCGCCCCGGCGGCCCCCCTCCTGCCTGCCGCAGTCCATCAGCCAGCCATGCGCCCATGCCCGATTAAAGCTAAGCTAGCTCCATAGACGGCGAGCAATGGCAACGACGACGGACGAAGCATGCCGCGGCAGCTTTGAATTGCTGCAAAAAGTTGCTCAAACCCCAGGCTCTCTCTCTCGGGGCCCTCCTCCGGCAGTCCGGGCTCCTGTGCCCAAGCCTGAAAACAGCCCCCGCTTTGGTTCCCCACCGTGTCGTGCCCTTTCCTCTTTCGCTTTCCCTTTTTTGTTCGTTTTTTCTCCCGTTTTCACTTCTTGTGCAGGCGTCGCGTAGCGTTTGCCTTCCCGTCCCCAAGTTGCCAACAAGATTGACCGGTTCCTATGCCACTAGAGCGTGTTCGGCAGCATCCCTTGCTTTAGAGTTTACGACCTCGGCGATTTAGTTTCTGAGTCTGGGTTAAGAGCTGGGAAATTTTGGATCAGAGATTCCAAAGCTGATTTGATGGCAGTTCCATTTTACCTACTGAATTGAATTGTGTGCGTGCATGGCTGGATGCCAATGCAGAGTGGCGCACTCTGCTAAAGCTGCGTGCACTGTTCATTCATGTACCGAAGGAAATGTAGTACTACAGTGTGTTGCCGTGCACACGCTGCTGATCTACCCGGCGGCGGACAAGACGGctatgtacgtcctcctccacGTTTTTCGTCATggagagagaaacaaaatttagTGCTAGCACAATTTGTAAGCACGaaacttgtttttttatatatgtaATTTTCATGGAATCTATAGAAATCAACAGATACGTGTATGTTTTCCCTTGCAACATTCAGTAAGCCGATGAAAGACTTTTTGTTTCATCATAGGGGAAAAGTCTATTTTTATAAtctagaaaaggaaaaatcaaTCAGAAAATGTAAAAGTCGGAGAAAATGATTGGTACTTCTCTGTTATTTTCTGGCTTCTGCACAAATcgttattaaaaaaaatctagtggCACAATTGCAAACTTCCCGATGCgtcctttttattttctgtacaTTTTCCAAAAGTTCTCCgaattttctctttattttttcccAAGTAAGAAGAGCAATCCAATTTTCTGACTTAAATGATCAGTGCGGACGTGTTTATGCGCGCTTGTGTCAGCTTTCACGGCTGCTCGGATTGTTGTTTTTCGTGAAGGACACTCCTATTTACGGAGTACTTCAATCTACTAATAATACACCCATCCAAACTGGGCGATCACTGCACACACCCGACTTAACCAGAGCTAACCGTTGAAGGAACGCAATTTCCTAAACCTATAAGGCTGAAGCTCGAAAAGAGAATTCGAAGAATCAAAGCAAcaatagtaaaaaaaaaacacaagccCTCCTTGAATTCAGGTCATGTCTCCGGCAAAAGAAGCTTTGGCAGGCACCGGATTACACGGCAGGAGAAAGACTCGTAGAACATCTCAAAAACCGGCAAGTCGAGCAGAGCCTCGCATCAATCGGAAGCGCTCGCACCGCTGTCCCCTTCTTCCATCACAAGTTCTTCGATCGCTACCCGAAATTGCCATTTCCATCAAGCATCCATCACGTACGCCTGCCCTATCTCTATCCGTTCCATCCATCTTATCCCGTCCACATCAAAATTGGGATATTAATAAGGGAGATGTACTGTACTCCGTCTGTAGGCAGGAGAGATGGGGAGGGtcgctttctttctttctttctttctttcgcCCGTCTTCTCCAATCCTCTTGCATGGCGATGCATGCACGCATCTATCACGACGAGCTAGGCTAGCTCCTGCTAGAGCGACATGGAATGACAGGAAGGGGTCAGCTCACGCACTCCTCAGTCGCCGAAACCCCCTCCTCTGGCTTCCTTCCGTGGGGCCTTCACGAGCCTACAAAAAGTCCTACCCGATCCATACTAGTGCTCGCTAGGGCACAGGTACTGGCTTCTACTTCTGGTAGTACTAGTACCATCTTGTCACGCACAGCTTTGCACAACAAACAAAGTGAAGACCCCCTTCTCAAAAAATCGTGTGAAGGATGGCTGGGGGTAAAGAAAAACACTCCCTGGCTCCCTGCCGTGTCAAACAAAACCAAACAGAAAGACTGAAAACGAGAAACCAGTCTGTAATCCGCAGCTAGTTGCACCTCACACTTCATGGGTGGTATTTCTAATTTCCCAAAAGAGAATGGAACAATTCATGGATGTAGGTTAGGATGTATGATGTATCTTATGAATCCCCAAATTTCATCCAGAAATATGATTATTTGTAGCCCACTAAAACGATATATAAAAACCTCTGTTCATAAATAGATGCTATAATAGAATTCTCGTATAGTTTTGTGGTAGCACAAACTCTTTGAAAACTTGATCAAGTTTACAGGAAAGTGTGCTAGTATCTACAATattaaataaatatactaCCAAGATATATATTACAGCTGATTTAGtaaaattaatttaattaGAGCTGAAGAAGTTAGTAGATTTTCTATACGTTTGATAAAACTTTAAAAGTTTAACTAACAACAAGACGACATAAGTTGTACCCATGatattttgcatttttctgaaaaCTCGAAAGGGAAGTGCATAATCCGCAGCTAGTTGCACCTCGCAAAACCAAACGGAAAGACTCGAAAGGGAAAACTTtaaaagcaaagaaaacacTCCCTGGCGTCTCAAACAAAACCAAACGGAAAGACTTAAAACGGGAAACTAGTCTATAATCCGCAACTAGTTGGACCTCACACTTGATGTGCGGTATTTCTAAGTTCCCCAAATTTCATGGATGTAGGTTATGATATATCTTAGGAATCCCCAAATTTCATCTAGAAATATGACTATTTGTAGTCAAAGAAAAATGATATATAAAAAGTTTGTTCCTAAATATGCGATGTTACAGCTTGTTGAAACacaaacttcttaaaattaaatcaagtttatagaaaggTATACTGGTacctacaatatcaaataagtatactatgcaCATATATCATGACGGATTTAATGAAATTAATTTAGTGTTGTTGATgttagtacatttttctacagatttgatcaaacttcactacctccgatccataaaaagtgtcgtacACTTAATACAAAATGCGTACTACTCACCTAGTACaaaatgtttctttttatCATTCTTTTTCACATAGCACATATCGTTCTTTTAGATGGAATTTTGTAGGTGCACAAGATCAACTTAAGTTAATCCATGATGTTCTGcaatttttctgaaaattctaTCTACTGGCTAGAATTTTTACGTCTGTAACATGGGAGGTGCAATATAGGGCAAGTAACTAGGTATGGAAAATCCGCATTCGGCACGAACCCTTATCTACTACTCCTTtcgttccaaaataagtgtcgatGATTTGGTACAAAATTGTTAGAAGGAGCAGGTGGTTTTTACAACTACGATTCAAATTTATATATGAATGTCCATTTGCACTCCGTTCCACAGTAAAATTTCCAATGAACTATAGTTGAGGAAAGGTGAGTGAACAGGAATATTCTTCCTACATTTCTCTAGGGCCTAATCTTCCTGTAGTCTGCACCTCAACCAGAACAAAAGGCCCGGGAAACCTTTGTGGGCTTTTTGGCAACTTAAAACCTAAATTTTTGCAACCACACTGCTGCTCTCCGATTTTCAATCACCACACAACTCACCACACAACAAATCAGATGTGTAGATAATAAGTATAGGCTTCCAAGGAATCGAAGATTATAACTAAGGATCACGTACCAGATACTACTGGTGGCAATATACTACAGTTCAGTCTAAACTCACGGGCTCGGAATAGACAAATATTTGTCTACACATCCGACTAAATCGTGACAGGGCAGCTGCAAGAACCAAATAAATAGCTACGTAGTACGAAACAAAACATTTTAAATAACCATGCACCGAAtatgtgaaaccaagaagaaatataaaatatctgtcacaagaaaaacaataacAGCAGTAACAAAGAATTTAATACGGCCCGGTCAATTGCCGGTTGTTTGTACTCCATGTACAGAAGGTTGAAAAGGAACGAGGGTAAGTGGAGCAATTCCAGGGATATATTCTGTCATCGGATTCTTCACAGTTGCTTGAGTTTCCAGATAACatgtttgctgtccaacgttACAATGTTGTAATAGTAGCCTGGTCACTGCACAGATAAAATTTAGATGAATAGAATTATCAGGACAGAGCCAACAGGAGACGAGTAATTGTAATCAATAAATATTAATTGCCTGCTCAAGCGTGGCAAACCAAAGAGCACTAAGGAGATAAGGTGCAGTCCATTTCCTTGTTGGGGAACATCATTGTTGCTCCGAATACCAGGCAATGAATGATTGcattgaaaataaaaaataaccaCAGCAAAGGAATATAACTGACAAGCATGCCGGCTTATGTTCAGAATTCAGATTCTGACTACAAAAGAGTATTGATCAACAAATAACTATCAGATCGGCATGAACTTCCATCCTGTTAGGAGAAACCGGACTGTCTGACCATTGCAAAAGTTAAACTAACAGTTCATGGCATTCATCAACGATGTATTAATAGTcagcatgcacgtgtaacacaTGCCTCTGCCAATCAGAATGCAAAGTAGAATAATACATCCATTACTATTATTAATACTTCAATCCTCACACAACTGACATGCAGGACTTAACCACCCCTAAAACAACCAATTTACCGGTGGGGGGAaggaaaaaactaaaacaaccTGCTTTTAGGTGAGTATACAACATTACCAGTGGGTAGCTCGATTTGTTCCGTACATGATCTCATTCTTTTGCATGGAGTTTTGCTACTGAGTTAGTGCATTCATGTCAAACTCATTTTGAACGTGAACTATGGATTAGTAGGAACTCGGGGTTTTATTCTGAAATAAGTGGTGCAGTACAATAATATTATTAAAAACATCGATGTTTGTTGATGTGTTCATGTCATGAACTCTGTTGTGTGCTGTACATATTACGCTGCAGCTTAGTCTATGAATGATGCACTAGGAGAAGACATGGCCAAGTCTGTGAATGCAGGACCCAAGGGAAGACATGACAAGTTATGCATGCCCCAGGAGAAGATGCATCAAAGTCGGTGATTACATGCACTAGGACAAGACGCAAGAAAGTCAGTCTGCATTGAGTTGTTTGTTCATTTTCTGGAGCCTATCAGGAAGAATCATTTTCATCATTACCTCCAACCAAATCAGGACTATTAACTACTCGCAGGAAAAACTTAGATTTTGACTGTTGGATCGGTGGTTAGAGCCGAGGTCCAAATGATGTGGCTGGAAACAAGTTGTTATTGGTTGCGGGACCGATCAGAAAGTATTTGGGACACGTTTTGGGTGTGGATAAGAAAGCATAGGCTGTTACTTTTTATAGAAGTGTATAAATAAATTTAAAAGGATAGAAACAGCATTTTATCCATCCCATGTGGCCATGTCAATATAAACAGGTCAAACCTTCACTGAATGTACCGCTAGCGCTAAATGATTGCTCCATTTGCACTTGAAGAATAATTAAAAATAGGAGCGATCGCAAGATTATGGAATAATATAAGTGTTTAAATCCTTTTTGTGCATCTTGTTGTAAATTACTTCACAGTCAAATAGTGGGGTATAATTAAAAGAACAACTGAGGTGTCTAATCATCAGCAGATTGACTACTTCAGCATTGAGACATCTTAATTATAGTTATTTAACAAGACATCTTAATTAGTACTAAATGCTAACAAAAGACTGCTGAACAATCTGAAAATAAAGGTTATACTATCTACTTTGTGCTCTTGAATATAGAGATGAAAAGGCTAGTCATATACCATAAGTAAGCAGTACCGTTGTAGTAATCAAGACAACTCGGAATAAAGGAGTCAGTACTATAGTGCTCAGGATACTAAAGATTTAGAACATTCGACACAAATAGGAGGAAAAGTCATGTCAAAAGACAACAAGGAGCTCTTACCAATAAGGTCGTAGACACCGAGTCTGAAGGTTCTTGTTTGGAAGTATTGGTTCTGGGGCTGTCAACTTCTTGCTGATTTGTCATGACTTGATTAGTTTTGCTTTCACTTCCAGTATCCACACTGTAAACACCATTGAGATTTGTACCCACATAATCATATGCAGAAGGTGCTCTATAACCTCTGTATATCGAACCACCTTGCCTTGCCACCATGGGAGCACCTGTGTTAGGCATGTAGCCATATTCTCCAGTTGCAAATGGTGGATACATGTAAGGAACCATGTAATGGTTTTGGTTAGTAACGATATAATGCAGATTCTGTGGAGGGTACACTCCATAGCTGTAAGAAGGACTGTTTCCAGCCCAGTTCATCGGACTATTCTGCTGACTATGATGGTAGTAGCTGTGATCCTTTGGAATTGCAACCTTGGTTTCCACTTTTGTTCCATTCAAGTCATGATATGAATTCTCCAGAACCTTCAGCATAGAATCCTCTGAGTCAAACGTAATAAAACCAAAGCCCCTCGACTTATGAGTAAGTCCATCACAGATCACAACAACATCATTTATTGCGCCAAACTTCCCAAAATAACTTTTGAGGTCCTCCTTGGTAATATTACCTCGTAGCCCACCAATAAAGACTTTGTTTGGATCACAGCTCCTACTGCCATAACCAGCATATCCAGCATTTGTGTTGCTAGAAGATTGATTGTACCATCCTGGACTCTGATTTTGATTGTATTGGTAGAAAGATTGCTCAGTTTGATATCGCGGCTTCACTCTCGCTCTCTTCACATCAACCTATCCAAAtacatcatcaacaacataGACGTAGTTCAGATGTGTGGCTAAGAAACAATTTTTGCAACAAAACAGATGGTGCACAGAATGGTAAAATTGTGTTGGACTGGAGCAGAGTTGTGCAGAAGACACATCAAGCAAGCTCTGCAGAACACGCAACCACACAATGTAGCAAAAAAGGAATATAATTCAACTGATTTATGACAATAAAGAAACTCATTTTCTAGGAGGCTaagaggaaaaataaaaacatgtgaaaaccctaaaacacCCCAAGATCTAAAGAAGCTTCACATTGCACAGAATAAATACTGTGGCAAATTCTTTTTTCTAACCACAAGCAGCTACCATAAATTCTTCTCAGGACCTTCAGATGCTCGAGGAATCACTGGAAGTCAGAAATTTTGTAATCTCGTTTAAACCGGTGGTACAACTTACTATACACACCCACTGTCCTAGGATAAATCAAAGCAGCACGATTACAAATTATCTACAGAATTTGTATCTTAATTCTTAAGAGGAATTAGAGGAAGTACCAAAGCCTAGAGAATTGAATTGCCCCAATTCAATTTGATGGTAAACCGCATTAACAGGAAACGAATGTAATCTGGTCACCTCACACCAACCATGAGCAATTAGATTAACTAGGAAAAAGGTACATTCAATCGCACGCCCCTAAACTTTCAAGCAGTCCGATTTCTCAATGTAAGTGCAACAGTCATGATTCAATCCAGCGGGTTCTGTGAAATCGAAAGAAGGGAGGTTTTTCTCACAGTGCGGCCGCCGAAGACGTGGTTGGCCTTCTCCTTATCCTCGAGCGCGGCACGCGGGCCTTCGTCGTCGGCGAACTCCACGAACGCGAAGCCACGGGGATACCCGGTGTCCCGGTGACGGACGACACGGGCGCACAGCACTTCGCCGTAGCGGGCAAAGTGTTCCTTCAGTTCCTCCTCGTGCGCCGACGGCGGGAGCCCGCCGACGTACAGTTTCCGCATCTCCAACGCCATCGCCACCCCACTTAGTCGAGCCGCCGGCGATGGGCAACGGGACACAGACTCGTTAggatggaaaagaaaaacggcGAAGAAACGGGCTGAAAACAAGGTTAGGGTTGTTTGGTGGGTTCTCGGGGTGGGCTTGCTCTTTCAAGGAGCTGGGGAAGAGGACGGGCCTGTGGGGTGGGCTTGCTCTTTTAAGGAGCTGGGGAAGAGGACGGGCTGACAGGCCGGATTGGAGATGGACTCTCCCTACTCAGCTTTGGATGATTGGATCGGTTCAGATTAGGATTTTGCGTGGGGACTCGGGAGGGAGACCAGATTGGAGTTGGACTTTGACTTCTGCCGTTGTTCAGATCGCAAGTAGGGAGACCCTCCTTCGGCGAAaggaaaatatttttaatcCTTTTATAAAGCCTAATCTCTACCACACGTGACAAATTCACCGTATCATAATTATGATTGTTATTTCTTTTTCACTCGTTTTGCTTTGAGGTTAGTTTTGAACGTTAATCTAACCACGTGTCATATGATGCAtatgtacaaaaaaaaattatttttgtttgaaaaCTTTTTAACTAGGACCTATGAAGTGTTTTTTGTTCAACTTCTTTACTATGTGAATTTGTTTTTCGTTTGTAGACTTTGTCtattttctaaatttttaAACACGATATATGAAGTGTTTTTTCTTCAGCTTCTTCATAACGTCGTTTTCAAACAAATCGCACCAGCGAGTTGGACCTCTTGTGGTGATGCAGCCAAAAAGGTTTTTATTGTCTTCATTTATGCGAGAAACAACTATTATTTTCCTGTAAATCTCATTGAGTCGAGCAAACTATTAACACCGATGCACTCGACAATGCCGGTTATGACCGACTGTTTGAGATACACATACTCGGTACAATGCATATGTCTCCTTCAAGTTTAACTTCGCCTTTTTTAATCATGTCCCACACAAGCAACAATTTGATAGAAAATTCAATTAGATCGGAAATTTGGACTCCTGCAAACCTGTCTGGACATGATCCCTACTTCCTTCTCTCCATCGTTCGCTCCGAAATATTAAAGCACACGATACAGATCCAAGGACCGAAAAATCAACTTATCCCTAACTCAAAATCAGCAACTTAGATATATCAACCCGAATATCGATCTATTTGATCTTTTTATGTATGTAAGTATGAAGATATTTCTAGaagcaaaaaaatataactataaATTTACAAAGACTTGAGTTGATGATCCACTCTTATGAGTTTTATTCTTGCATGAAATATTGGACTCATAGAAACATAAGCATCACTAATGTTATTACACCgcaaacatgcatgcaactcTTGGTTTAGTCATACTATTC
This is a stretch of genomic DNA from Brachypodium distachyon strain Bd21 chromosome 1, Brachypodium_distachyon_v3.0, whole genome shotgun sequence. It encodes these proteins:
- the LOC100839859 gene encoding RNA-binding protein 1 produces the protein MALEMRKLYVGGLPPSAHEEELKEHFARYGEVLCARVVRHRDTGYPRGFAFVEFADDEGPRAALEDKEKANHVFGGRTVDVKRARVKPRYQTEQSFYQYNQNQSPGWYNQSSSNTNAGYAGYGSRSCDPNKVFIGGLRGNITKEDLKSYFGKFGAINDVVVICDGLTHKSRGFGFITFDSEDSMLKVLENSYHDLNGTKVETKVAIPKDHSYYHHSQQNSPMNWAGNSPSYSYGVYPPQNLHYIVTNQNHYMVPYMYPPFATGEYGYMPNTGAPMVARQGGSIYRGYRAPSAYDYVGTNLNGVYSVDTGSESKTNQVMTNQQEVDSPRTNTSKQEPSDSVSTTLL